From Podospora bellae-mahoneyi strain CBS 112042 chromosome 3, whole genome shotgun sequence, the proteins below share one genomic window:
- a CDS encoding hypothetical protein (EggNog:ENOG503P4XI): MATRGVSALKFVGTVSLGLLTGLSYTLTTLTIPSLLNLPSATTALRAFDSLTTTSTKQLRSLSGLSGTAFLLAYYLSPKPLRHPYLLYTSALILGSQLVATDLVAPYISLGPSSPATTAGSKKSFPQQKKKKPSASARARMEASYEVLGEEQEEESEEDEVLEVGEEANGEEVRAKVEGWLKKQVVQVSVLGLGFFMSVVGIWGDGVVNVYGRV, from the exons ATGGCAACGAGGGGCGTCTCGGCGCTCAAGTTTGTGGGGACGGTgtcgttggggttgttgacg GGCCTCTCCTACACTCTaacaaccctcaccatcccctccctcctcaacctcccctccgccaccacagCCCTCCGCGCCTTTgactccctcaccacaacctcgACCAAACAACTCCGATCCCTCTCCGGCCTCTCCGGaaccgccttcctcctcgcatACTATctctcccccaaacccctccgccacccctACCTCCTCTACACCTCGGCCCTCATTCTCGGCTCCCAGCTCGTCGCGACGGATTTGGTCGCTCCTTACATCTCCCTCGGACCTTCTTCCCCCGCCACCACTGCCGGCAGCAAGAAGTCCTTCCCccagcaaaagaagaagaagccctctgcctctgcccgCGCGAGAATGGAAGCCAGCTATGAGGTCCTTGGTgaagagcaagaggaagagagcgaggaggatgaggtgttggaggttggggaggaggcgaacggggaggaggtgagggccaaggtggaggggtggctCAAGAAGCAGGTTGTCCAGGTGTCTGTCTTGGGACTGGGGTTCTTCATGTCGGTTgtggggatttggggggatggggtggtgaatgTTTATGGGAGGGTTTAA
- the TMA20 gene encoding translation machinery-associated protein 20 (EggNog:ENOG503P146; BUSCO:EOG09264RQY; COG:J), giving the protein MPFKKDLTASPKQKLKSSIQRSLRTSLLQTYPLLNPFIEEIMPKKSSLEQMKLPDRVSLYVCDGNPLFFQHDSDVLLPHLKLVHRFPQCFPTVRIDRGAIRFVLSGATLMAPGLTSAGGRLPEPDAREGRETLGDGAPNEGADGEGRWSRELEKGEPVVVMAEGKEEAAAVGVLVMGTREIKEKGKGPVMEDAHFLGDGLWRLNVD; this is encoded by the exons ATGCCTTTCAAGAAAGA CCTCACCGcctctccaaaacaaaaactcaAATCCTCCATCCAGCGCTCCCTCCGGACCTCGCTCCTGCAGAcctaccccctcctcaaccccttcatcGAAGAGATCATGCCCAAAAAGTCCTCCCTCGAGCAGATGAAGCTCCCCGACCGGGTATCCCTCTACGTCTGCGACGGAAACCCCCTGTTCTTCCAGCACGACAGcgacgtcctcctcccccacctcaagCTCGTGCACCGGTTCCCGCAGTGCTTCCCCACCGTGAGGATAGACCGCGGTGCTATCCGGTTTGTCTTGTCGGGCGCGACGCTCATGGCGCCGGGGTTGACTTCTGCGGGCGGGAGGCTGCCGGAGCCGGatgcgagggaggggagggagacgCTTGGGGACGGGGCGCCGAATGAGggggctgatggggaggggaggtggagtagggagttggagaagggggagccGGTTGTGGTTATGGctgaggggaaggaggaggcggcggcggtgggggtgctggttatggggacgagggagatcaaggagaaggggaaggggccggtgatggaggatgcgcactttttgggggatgggttgtggaggttgaATGTTGACTAG
- a CDS encoding hypothetical protein (EggNog:ENOG503P7GG; COG:S): protein MPLVVPGVTADNMPEDKTQEWMNKLVGKTLSENEPSSETCFCKKDLPESTRVIEPGSMVTKDFNPNRLNVHVQEDGTVSHVSHG from the exons atgccTCTCGTTGTCCCAGGAGTAACAGCCGACAACATGCCCGAGGACAAAACCCAGGAGTGGATGAACAAGCTTGTCGGCAAGACGCTATCAGAGAATGAGCCAAGCTCAGAGACT TGCTTCTGCAAGAAGGACCTCCCTGAATCCACCAGAGTTATCGAGCCAGGCTCGATGGTTACCAAGgacttcaaccccaacaggCTGAATGTACACGTCCAGGAAGACGGGACTGTTTCGCACGTTTCTCACGGTTAA
- a CDS encoding hypothetical protein (EggNog:ENOG503P8UN), whose translation MKMRLLALLASASLTTALVPPAIHNPEPMAGINLPREALPLITSAPNPLSPLSPRQDRPESPSPCFTEVVTTTTSCVAIGECTSGPHTSLVCHADYICRSDSQGNPSCMYRESSLGVAGTIIAICFAAALVISVFSICFLCCRERREQTRLEKAAEAQKLLKESKVASKRPNGRNVTGGVTGVGTEGSGYGSGNNGGDVGQQTGYAGAQGGQGNPFADSGEGALR comes from the coding sequence ATGAAAATgcgcctcctcgccctcctggCCTCAGCAAGCCTAACAACCGCCCTCGtcccccccgccatccatAACCCCGAACCCATGGCTGGtatcaacctcccccgcgaagccctccccctcataaCCTCcgccccaaaccccctttcccccctctcaccccgTCAAGACCGCCCCgagtccccctccccttgctTCACAGAAGTAgtcacaaccacaacctcctgCGTCGCGATCGGCGAGTGCACCTCGGGCCCACACACCAGTCTGGTCTGCCACGCAGACTACATCTGCCGGTCTGACTCCCAAGGCAACCCCTCCTGCATGTACCGGGAGTCCTCCCTCGGCGTAGCAGGCACAATCATCGCCATTTGCTTCGCCGCCGCGCTCGTGATCTCCGTCTTTAGCATCTGTTTCCTCTGCTgcagggagaggagggagcagaCTCGTCTCGaaaaggcggccgaggcgcAGAAGTTGTTGAAGGAGTCAAAAGTTGCGAGCAAGAGGCCGAATGGGAGGAATGTAACCGGGGGAGTGACGGGTGTTGGGACGGAGGGGAGTGGGTATGGGAGTGGGAATAATGGGGGTGATGTGGGACAGCAGACGGGTTATGCTGGCGCACAGGGGGGGCAGGGGAATCCGTTTGCTGATTCTGGGGAAGGGGCCTTGAGGTGA